Part of the Zygotorulaspora mrakii chromosome 2, complete sequence genome, TCACCTTTTTGCTTTTCAGCACTCTCCTCTTTTGCATCTTTGGGCATATCATCTCTGAATTCCTGCTGAATTGCATCAATAATCTCCAGTACAAAGTTACTGTCACTGAAAGGgaatcttttctttatcaaatcCACTTTTTGTCTCCCGGTGATGTGATTTACTTCATGATTCGCCTCCCAAAGCTTTGTCTTCTCCTCTGGGTCCATCTGAAACAGTGACAGTTCCCCATTGTCGCCTCTGTTCAAATGtgatgataaaaatctGCACTTGAATCCCATTGGGCAACTTCCTAATCTCGAGTAAACGGGgcagcttttgaaaaactctGACTGGATCTCAGGCTTCTTTGTTGACAGATACAAAGAGATATCATGCACAAAACGGCAGCTATCCCCAAAACTGCACACTTTGTCCGCACCTCCACCTTGAATATACTTGGGACACAAAGCATTGGCTTCTTTGGCCTGTCTTAGATCACGATTCTTGTTCTGTCCCTTGTTCTTCTTGCCCTTTTTGCCCTGAGGCTTCTTGTCATCTACAATGCGTTCCGATGAAGGTTCATCCTCCTCATATGCATGGACCAAAGAGTCCGTATTGTTCAAAACAATAAACTCAGGCTTCAGCTGAGCTATACCCTTGGTGGATGACGAATTAAATCTCTTAACACTATCGCCGCCATTGACATTTTCGTCCAAGTCAACAGATCTCTTAGCTGCTGTCATACCTATATCtactttctttcttttcctgaGGATTAGATATGAAGCTCATCGCTGTTTTTTcgattgaaatttttcatgtATTGATCCGAAATTCAGTATTCACTGTTGAAACATAAACTCGAAGTACTATCGCTGCCGTCTAGAGGGAGTTCGTCAGCTGCACTATCGTCTCATTGCATCTACGTCCTATCGCTGTCACCATCGTGTTTACCAAACAATGCGAGTCCAATGCAGCAAGTCCAATGCAGCAAGACCCATGCAGCCACTTCAAGAGATACTACACGACCCAAAAGGCTATCAACAAGAGTAATAACGGATCAGATAACGGAAGAGCGGAGTCTGAACTATGGTTACATGTAGTTTCTTGATAACTCATGCATGCCACGGAGGGCTCAGTAACTAGCCATCGATATCGAAAGTCTAGCGtcacatatatatatatctatCTGTACGCatacatttttcaatcttgtGACTCGTTCTTGTTTCTTGTCATGTCCGTTTATGCTTGTAATCGCGCAGGGCTAACAGAGATCGACCTCAAGGGCGCCAAGTGTTGACTTGGGCTGTATATTGCACTTTCCGAGTCAATAGACTATACATATCCTATAAGGTGAAGGTCACTTgatttcaattgaatttaaTTCCACGTTGACAAGTTTCACCATTTGTTTTCCCACCCATACGGCATTTGCAGACTCCTGCCCGATTGAGATAATCAGACAAGAACGAACAACGAGAGGAAGAACAAGCAAAATAGGAAGAACAAGAGCAGCATAGCTTCGGAACAAAGTAGTATTGGACAAGAGTGCACATAGATCAGTGATATTTGGGCAGGATGGATTTCACGTCGATGACATTAACGGATACAACAGCAACGTCTCCAGTACCTTCGGGGACAGCGTCGAGCAGTGTGAATCCAGTAAAGACAAGTTCAACTGATTTCTATTTGCCCGATGATAATGTCAGTTCGTTGACCGAACAGTTATATGGACATCATTTGCAACCGTGCTCCCAGCAGCAccaacagcaacagcaccATCCACGCAGGGGCTCGAGTTCGCATTCCAACCTGAATGCGGTGGTGGCACCTCAGAATATGGCGAAGCTGAGAAGGGATTCTATTGCTCACTCACAGGGAATGGGTGGTGTTTCTTGGGGGTCGTTAAGCATAGGTTCATGGTTAAGGGACGAAGTGATGTTCCACacaaattccaaaaactCAAGAAGTAATAGTATCTCAAGGCATGGATCGATCAATTTGCAATCGACCAATGCTATTCCAACAGGCACTTCTAGAAGGCCGTCACACTACCGGGCCTCTGCTTCGCCACCATCAGCTTACAATTCTTATCTACCAAATTTAGAGAAACAGTATTGCAAAGATTACTCTTGCTGTGGGTTGTCACTGCCGGGACTTCATGATCTTTTGAGACATTATGAAGAAGCACACATTGCAACGTCACCGGGCTCTTCAACGGCCAATATATTACAAAATAATTCGAATGCAAATCTCAGTACCCAAAGAAGGAAAGCTTATCAGAATTCCAGTCAATTGGGGATACCGAAGCAGAATCAACAACACcaacaacaacagaagTCAAGCCATCAAAATATTATACAGCAACAGCTTCACCAACGGGGTCCTCAACAACACACCCCCCCGTCGTCACAGCAACCACAGCAGCATTCGTCAAGGATTGCTACTTCACCGTCTACTATTGGAACTACTCATACCAATATCAACATAACTTCAACAGGGCATAATTCGACCAAcgcaacaacaacaacgtCAACAAATCCAAACAGTTCATTATCCCAAGCTCCTCAATTGCATTTAAATGGTAATTTAGTTGATGCAGTATCAACTAACGATGTTTTCCTTCAAGCAACTAATACAGCCCAGCTATCGAGTATTAGTAGGCGGCATGATGAATCCCAGAATAGTATGCCTCAACATTCTTACCAAAATAATGGCAAAATTCCAATAACTCCGCAACACTCATTCAATACCTACTCCTTGAACATGCCATCTACTAAGAGCAGCCAAAACCATCACAGTAAAATGAATAATGTCACCGCTCACAACCAAATGAGTGGTTCAAATGGCAATCAAAGTAAGACATTGAAGTTTCCAACTAATGTTACAAATAATGGAATGGAATTCGATTTTATGCATGAAG contains:
- the SFP1 gene encoding zinc-coordinating transcription factor SFP1 (similar to Saccharomyces cerevisiae SFP1 (YLR403W); ancestral locus Anc_4.265), which translates into the protein MDFTSMTLTDTTATSPVPSGTASSSVNPVKTSSTDFYLPDDNVSSLTEQLYGHHLQPCSQQHQQQQHHPRRGSSSHSNLNAVVAPQNMAKLRRDSIAHSQGMGGVSWGSLSIGSWLRDEVMFHTNSKNSRSNSISRHGSINLQSTNAIPTGTSRRPSHYRASASPPSAYNSYLPNLEKQYCKDYSCCGLSLPGLHDLLRHYEEAHIATSPGSSTANILQNNSNANLSTQRRKAYQNSSQLGIPKQNQQHQQQQKSSHQNIIQQQLHQRGPQQHTPPSSQQPQQHSSRIATSPSTIGTTHTNINITSTGHNSTNATTTTSTNPNSSLSQAPQLHLNGNLVDAVSTNDVFLQATNTAQLSSISRRHDESQNSMPQHSYQNNGKIPITPQHSFNTYSLNMPSTKSSQNHHSKMNNVTAHNQMSGSNGNQSKTLKFPTNVTNNGMEFDFMHEDFAGSDFDDNTPAFMRMGSTTISHPHHNPLIGSNSKNSMMSRVHQPTPPPSSTIGVVAPHIMHDEDEDEDDEEDEEDEDDDLSAGASNLSQAKNSDNNINRQEGYIHDPARRLYVMDHEEHKPFKCPVIGCDKTYKNQNGLKYHKLHGHQNQKLHENSDGTFSIIDPESNEPYPDGMGYEKDKPYRCEVCGKRYKNLNGLKYHRGHSTH